The following coding sequences are from one Cryptococcus deuterogattii R265 chromosome 1, complete sequence window:
- a CDS encoding 30S small subunit ribosomal protein S12e — translation MSDAGSETASNHPEVEAQEVEVAAQSGPMSVEDALEQVIKTALVHDGLARGLRECAKALDKKEAHLCVLVETVTEAEYLKLIEALCTEHGIQLIKVSDAKVLGQWAGLAKIDREGKPRKVVGCSCVVITNYGEDSAALQVLLEYFKTR, via the exons ATGTCTGACGCTGGATCTGAAACCGCTTCCAACCACCCCGAAGTCGAGGCCCAAGAGGTCGAGGTCGCCGCCCAGTCCGGCCCCATGTCTGTCGAGGACGCTCTCGAGCAGGTCATCAAGACCGCTCTCGTCCACGACGGTCTTGCCAGGGGTTTGAGGGAGTGCGCCAAGGCTcttgacaagaaggaggctCACCTCTGTGTCCTCGTCGAGACTGTCACCGAGG CCGAGTACCTCAAGCTCATCGAGGCTCTCTGCACTGAGCACGGTATCCAGCTCATCAAGGTCTCTGACGCCAAGGTCCTTGGTCAGTGGGCCGGTCTCGCCAAGATCGACCGTGAGGGCAAGCCCCGAAAGGTCGTTGGCTGCTCTTGCGTTGTCATCACCAACTACGGTGAGGACTCTGCCGCTCTCCAGGTCCTCCTTGAGT ACTTCAAGACCCGCTAA
- a CDS encoding NADH:flavin oxidoreductase/NADH oxidase produces MSDPISLVTDPLTLPNGIRLPNRLVKAAMAEGIGLGGGPPQPNHLRLYEQWAQGGWGMIISGNVQIDPKHLASPHDLTITPSTIDRIAYRRLASAVASSNPEPPLLIMQISHPGLQSSSTINFSRLPHEPAIGPCSARPDMNGGIMGWLWGHAVWPRKSREIRDPEDWLSIVDKFVAGAVLAEEAGWDGVQVHAAHGYLLAEYLSPLTNPNPMQLPDVPDSIPVRLHLLYLILEGISRKTSKSFIKAVKVNCSDFVQGGLDEDQASELIKTIVSWQLLDIIEISGGTYAQPAFAYPETLSSPSKRQSLFSHFTTSLLPLLPPPPQGPAILLTGGLHNRELIASSLAERACDIVGIGRPACIIPDLPRRIILNRAVADDEAFFGTCTIPHATTVKFLLGGPPTAKGKGIPLVGAGVSTLWHTWQMCRIGRGVEPDEKMSWFRGLMVEEIWEGMIVRGVTLMLSWRGNV; encoded by the exons ATGTCAGACCCGATCAGCCTCGTCACCGATCCGCTCACCTTGCCCAATGGCATCCGCCTACCCAACAGACTCGTAAAA GCTGCCATGGCAGAAGGCATCGGTCTGGGCGGGGGACCCCCTCAACCAAATCATCTACGGCTGTACGAACAATGGGCCCAAGGCGGGTGGGGAATGATCATCTCGG GGAATGTACAGATCGATCCCAAGCATCTTGCCTCACCACATGACTTGACGATAACTCCATCTACAATAGACCGGATAGCGTATCGTCGTCTGGCATCGGCCGTCGCCTCCAGTAATCCAgaacctcctcttcttatCATGCAAATCTCCCATCCGGGCCTCCAGTCCTCTTCAACTATCAACTTTTCACGCTTGCCTCACGAGCCCGCAATCGGGCCATGCTCAGCACGTCCAGACATGAATGGCGGCATAATGGGCTGGCTGTGGGGCCATGCCGTGTGGCCGAGAAAGAGTAGGGAGATAAGAGACCCAGAGGACTGGCTGAGTATCGTGGACAAGTTTGTTGCAGGCGCGGTGTTGGCTGAAGAGGcaggatgggatggagtACAGGTACATGCGGCCCACGGGTACCTGCTGGCAGAATATCTATCGCCGCTG ACAAACCCAAACCCTATGCAGCTGCCGGATGTTCCAGATAGTATACCTGTACGCTTGCACCTTCTTTACCTTATACTTGAAGGGATAAGTCGGAAAACGTCCAAATCGTTCATCAAGGCCGTCAAAGTCAACTGCTCTGATTTCGTTCAAGGAG GTCTCGATGAAGATCAGGCATCAGAATTGATCAAGACCATCGTATCATGGCAACTACTGGACATTATTGAAATATCTGGAGGAACGTATGCCCAACCCGCTTTCGCATATCCTGAAACCTTGTCATCCCCATCCAAACGtcaatctctcttttctcactTCACAACATCCCTTTTACCTCTCCTTCCGCCTCCCCCACAAGGTCCCGCTATACTGTTGACCGGAGGGCTGCATAATAGAGAGTTGATAGCGTCCTCACTGGCAGAGAGAGCGTGTGACATTGTTGGAATCGGGAGACCGGCCTGTATCATTCCGGATCTGCCTCGGCGTATCATTCTGAATCGAGCTGTAGCCGATGACGAAGCTTTCTTTGGCACATGCACTATTCCTCACGCCACGACCGTCAAATTCCTTCTCGGAGGCCCGCCGACCGCAAAAGGTAAAGGCATACCGCTTGTGGGAGCAGGTGTGTCAACATTGTGGCATACATGGCAAATGTGCCGgataggaagaggagttgaACCAGACGAGAAGATGTCGTGGTTCAGAGggttgatggtggaagaaatATGGGAGGGCATGATTGTGCGAGGCGTCACGCTGATGCTAAGTTGGAGAGGCAATGTATAG
- a CDS encoding short-chain dehydrogenase: MSSSHSLARTVFGTDALTVNKLFDVRGWVAVVTGGGTGLGLITAGALAQNGCKVYITGRRLELLEEAAKTGAPSQGHGSIIPVQADMSTKEGIAKLKEVIESNEKWINVLINNHGVSLPSAQMDEVEQTPEALSKKMFEDETFENWTDGYRINTASYYFTSFAFLPLLSAAKTVGNFHEPGNIVNLSSMSGITKTSQRGQFSYNANKAATISLSHQLATEFARRDLGVRVNVVCPGYFPSGMTPVEDKYQSAANPEFKQKWGTPLARPGNAVDYAQCIFGLITNQYVTGTELIIDGGWLLVQPF; this comes from the exons ATGAGCAGCAGCCATTCTCTCGCCAGGACCGTCTTCGGCACAGACGCTCTCACCGTCAACAAGCTTTTCGACGTCCGCGGTTGGGTCGCCGTCG TGACTGGAGGTGGGACAGGTCTCGGACTGATCACTGCCGGTGCTCTCGCGCAGAATGGTTGCAAGGTATACATTACCGGTCGACGACTCGAGCTCCTGGAGGAAGCAGCCAAGACCGGCGCCCCATCCCAGGGACACGGCAGCATCATTCCTGTACAGGCAGACATGAGCACTAAAGAGGGAATCGCCA AGCTCAAGGAGGTGATCGAATCGAATGAAAAATGGATCAATGTTCTGATCAACA ATCACGGGGTGTCGCTCCCATCCGCCCAAATGGATGAGGTCGAGCAAACTCCTGAGGCATTGTCCAAAAAAATGTTCGAAGACGAGACTTTTGAGAACTG GACGGATGGCTATCGAATCAACACTGCTTCCTATTACTTTACTTCTTtcgccttccttccattgtTATCTGCTGCCAAGACAGTGGGCAACTTTCACGAACCAGGTAACATTGTGAACCTGTCGTCCATGAGCGGTATCACTAAGACTTCGCAGAGGGGACAGTTTAGTTACAATGCCAACAA GGCCGCAACGatctccctctctcacCAGTTGGCTACCGAATTCGCTCGCCGAGACCTTGGTGTTCGCGTCAATGTGGTGTGTCCTGGTTACTTCCCCTCG GGCATGACGCCGGTGGAGGATAAATACCAAAGCGCTGCGAATCCCGAGTTCAAGCAAAAGTGGGGTACGCCCTTGGCTCGCCCAGGTAATGCGGTGGACTACGCACAGTGTATATTTGGCCTTATCACG AATCAATACGTCACTGGGACGGAGCTGATTATTGACGGCGGATGGCTACTTGTCCAGC CCTTCTGA
- a CDS encoding short-chain dehydrogenase, protein MSDGEHALARTVFGSDKLSASKLFNVDGWVVLVTGGGTGLGLITAGALAENGAKVYITGRRLEPLQEAAKIAAPKGGKGTIIPLQADMSMKEDIDKVKETITSKEKWLNALINNHGVAITPPKIDDAEQTAEGLSKFMYDGEKFDNWLDAYRINTASYYFTSFAFLPLLAAAKSVGNFSEPGNIINVASISGMTVTSQGGQFSYNSSKGATIALTRMLATELARRELGVRVNMICPGYFPSGMTGYTEDDTKPSKEFKDKMGTPLGRTGNAIDYAQTVFSLLSNQYITGRELVVDGGYLLNQI, encoded by the exons ATGAGCGATGGTGAACACGCACTTGCTAGGACTGTTTTCGGCTCCGACAAACTATCTGCCTCCAAGCTTTTCAACGTTGATGGATGGGTCGTCTTGG TGACTGGAGGCGGTACTGGCCTTGGCCTCATCACAGCAGGTGCCTTGGCCGAAAACGGCGCCAAGGTGTACATTACTGGTCGACGATTAGAGCCTCTCCAGGAGGCCGCTAAGATTGCGGCGCCTAAGGGAGGTAAAGGGACGATTATTCCACTTCAAGCAGACATGAGCATGAAGGAGGATATCGACA AGGTAAAGGAGACCATCACTTCTAAGGAAAAGTGGTTGAATGCTCTCATCAACA ACCACGGCGTTGCAATCACTCCTCCGAAGATTGACGATGCTGAGCAGACTGCCGAGGGGTTGTCCAAGTTCATGTACGATGGAGAGAAATTTGACAACTG GCTTGATGCCTACCGGATTAATACCGCCTCATACTACTTTacttcctttgccttccttcctctcttggCTGCTGCTAAGAGCGTTGGTAACTTTTCTGAGCCTGGTAACATCATCAACGTTGCATCTATCAGTGGGATGACTGTGACCTCTCAGGGTGGTCAATTCAGCTACAACTCCAGCAA GGGCGCCACTATTGCACTCACTCGTATGTTGGCTACGGAACTGGCTCGACGAGAGCTGGGTGTTCGAGTCAACATGATTTGCCCTGGCTATTTCCCTTCG GGAATGACCGGGTACACCGAGGATGACACCAAGCCCAGCAAGGAGTTCAAGGACAAGATGGGTACACCATTGGGTAGAACAGGAAACGCAATCGACTACGCCCAGACAGTCTTTAGCCTTCTTTCT AATCAATACATTACCGGAAGGGAGCTGGTCGTCGATGGTGGTTATTTGCTTAATCAGA TCTAA
- a CDS encoding endoplasmic reticulum protein, producing the protein MPAIDPHYLWALGHFTVLFCTGYIVLQTILFRGTPVKTYKLAYSGALLSYFIVVYKSLGRPQLSQPWLRRALVDENCQYALLALFWWISKPVNLTVLPFATFSLFHCLTFLRTNVIPKLVPPPPKPAAGTAPGTTAGATASQPARPPAFLDNVSRRIQVWVKTNYDTAMRFVAYAEIFITLRLFAGVLAFRTSFITALFMIHFVRFRYHASPFTRSAVHDITARIDAFVAGKGAGVQNAWGTVKRLVVTWGGMPLLPNEGRNGAQGPTAQAQQAARN; encoded by the exons ATGCCAGCCATAGACCCACACTATCTTTGGGCCCTCGGCCACTTTACAGTTCTCTTCTGCACAG GCTACATTGTTCTTCAGAcaatcctcttccgcgGAACTCCCGTCAAGACCTACAAGCTCGCATACTCGGGTGCACTTCTCTCTTACTTTATCGTAGTCTACAAGTCTCTCGGCCGTCCCCAACTGTCCCAACCGTGGCTCAGGAGGGCTTTGGTCGACGAGAACTGCCAGTACGCCCTCTTGGCTCTCTTCTGGTGGATTTCCAAGCCTGTCAACT TAACCGTACTTCCCTTTGcaaccttttccttgttccACTGCCTGACATTCTTGAGAACCAACGTTATCCCAAAGCTGGTCCC TCCTCCCCCCAAACCCGCAGCGGGCACCGCTCCTGGCACTACTGCCGGCGCTACTGCCTCTCAGCCTGCTCGACCCCCAGCTTTTCTTGACAATGTTTCTCGCAGGATTCAGGTTTGGGTTAAAACCAACTATGACACTGCCATGCGCTTTGTCGCTTATGCCGAAATCTTCATCACCCTCCGCTTATTTGCTGGTGTTTTGGC TTTCCGCACATCTTTTATCACTGCGCTGTTCATGATCCACTTTGTCCGATTCCGATACCACGCTTCCCCCTTTACCCGTTCTGCCGTGCACGACATTACCGCTCGCATCGACGCATTTGTTGCCGGTAAGGGTGCCGGTGTCCAGAACGCTTGGGGAACAGTCAAGCGGCTCGTAGTTACCTGGGGCGGCATGCCACTTTTGCCAAATGAAGGACGCAACGGTGCCCAGGGCCCCACGGCGCAGGCTCAGCAGGCGGCGAGGAATTAA
- a CDS encoding histone-lysine N-methyltransferase SUV420H, whose product MSRSTMFRQPTGDSTPARDLLLPHPAEDLSADDDLLSWVLVDQLGCMPNTKLGVHPQQVKFVGPPFKTDEVLNIVRETVTKGDLHAAMKRLQEFWLFQQHLQSKLTTNQKERFIQHLRRYLLCLQPTSRVEIHLTSRYSFVTGHTELAVFATRPLARGLVVQELQGSVVPLPDEWREEMDIGDDFAVEAAEESDSERDEEEEDVDSGAITSTSSRRGKSKTKEECRRQGQRRSDRTKRRDFSIVWSGLKRCYQLFLGPARFLNHDCNPNVELLRQGNYVTFRVIRPVRIGEELTTFYGENYFGKGNVECLCLTCEKNHRGGFTPKPESSRRTSRDLSRDFTADPVCIRGRSSVSRSRKSISAGPQPVKYEGTVKQEPFSDDEQEVSVGLSTAVSLSTEEECETPIDSVSNIPSVASPFGESLASDVDSVLMPPRRERYARKAAQNSKSWLLLKGRGSKADVDENLAFVGDEEEVPPDFPRCATCAKPLSDQIWYNGRYFDHCQRCVRHALVFQLPWPAHKPQEVQEYPPAYLIPPGYIPPKISTVPLPSLSKNKPAHRVNPIATPPTPPRAGTSMEDRAHRLRKQIEIEEFIVNSLREAAWSVQEAKESAQEAKEEARRKKKEEKMRLDAMRIKGNGIWQRYEYVDEEELKRKQEAMWRVEPGTTRRGTLRKIPQVESSNEKKEKQTGKEADSTVTAITEEARAKKNEEKRRKRAEEKLKREQKMREEERKKEEKRLKDRERKRRAKKMRKEEKDRLVQIAVSNYTSTCQRDNDYPQPSVDIDEEDNEDLEDEIMVATAPELVTYYSPEMPKVTELPSSAIIPVRPLARRISKSTSRSPLSSGFKVLTSSPQTTISMSAVSASNSHTASVGGPASAPRQAIMLHIPARGIPPKDSASSKPKRKRTPEQSKH is encoded by the exons ATGTCTAGGAGCACCATGTTTCGCCAACCCACTGGCGATTCCACCCCAGCACGAGATCTGCTCTTACCGCATCCCGCCGAGGATTTGTCggctgatgatgatctaTTGTCATGGGTGCTTGTTGATCAGCTCGGCTGTATGCCGAACACAAAACTTGGAGTACATCCTCAACAAGTGAAATTCGTGGGGCCTCCGTTCAAGACTGATGAGGTGCTGAACATTGTTAGGGAG ACCGTAACTAAAGGGGACCTGCATGCGGCTATGAAGAGACTTCAAGA ATTTTGGTTGTTTCAACAGCATCTGCAAAGTAAGCTTACGACGAACCAGAAGGAGCGTTTCATTCA ACATCTACGTCGGTATCTGCTGTGTCTCCAGCCCACGTCCCGGGTGGAAATCCACCTGACTTCTCGCTATTCTTTTGTCACGGGCCATACCGAACTTGCTGTATTTGCTACGCGTCCGCTCGCCCGAGGCCTAGTTGTTCAAGAGCTTCAAGGTAGTGTTGTGCCACTTCCGGACGAATGGCGtgaggagatggacatTGGCGATGACTTTGCGGTTGAAGCTGCTGAAGAATCAGACTCGGAGcgagacgaggaagaagaagacgtcGACTCAGGAGCAATTACCTCAACTTCTAGtagaagagggaaaagcaAGACAAAGGAAGAGTGCAGACGGCAaggtcaaagaagaagcgataggacgaagagaagagatttcAGTATCGTCTGGTCCGGGTTGAAGCGGTGTTACCAACTATTCTTGGGCCCAGCGAGATTTTTGAAT CACGACTGCAATCCAAATGTTGAATTATTGAGACAAGGGAACTATGTCACCTTCCGCGTGATTAGACCAGTGCGAATTGGAGAGGAATTGACCACATTTTA CGGTGAAAACTATT TTGGTAAAGGGAATGTAGAATG TCTTTGCCTCACCTGCGAGAAGAATCATCGTGGGGGCTTTACTCCGAAGCCAGAAAGCTCGCGGCGTACTTCTCGGGATTTGTCTCGTGATTTCACCGCCGATCCCGTTTGCATCCGAGGCAGATCATCGGTATCTCGTTCTCGAAAATCGATAAGTGCCGGACCGCAACCTGTGAAATATGAAGGAACAGTCAAGCAAGAGCCATTCTCCGATGACGAGCAAGAAGTATCCGTTGGGTTATCAACTGCGGTCTCACTCTCTACGGAAGAGGAGTGTGAGACACCAATCGACAGTGTTTCTAATATCCCGTCTGTGGCCTCCCCATTTGGAGAGAGTCTTGCTTCAGATGTCGACTCAGTTCTTATGCCACCACGCAGAGAGCGCTATGCACGCAAAGCTGCTCAGAACTCTAAATCTTGGCTCTTGttgaagggccgaggatCGAAGGCCGACGTAGATGAAAATCTTGCCTTTgtaggagatgaggaggaggttcCACCCGATTTTCCACGATGCGCCACTTGTGCCAAGCCCTTGAGCGATCAAATATGGTACAACGGAAGATATTTTGATCACTGCCAAAG ATGTGTACGCCATGCTCTTGTGTTTCAACTTCCATGGCCAGCCCACAAGCCCCAGGAAGTGCAGGAGTACCCTCCTGCTTACCTCATCCCTCCCGGTTACATTCCTCCGAAAATTTCCACCGTTCCTCTGCCATCGCTGAGCAAGAATAAACCGGCCCATCGCGTTAATCCTATTGCTACACCCCCGACACCACCCAGAGCGGGAACTTCAATGGAAGACCGGGCGCATCGATTGCGCAAGCAGATCGAAATAGAAGAGTTTATTGTTAATTCCTTGCGTGAGGCGGCCTGGTCAGTGCAGGAAGCGAAAGAGTCAGCTCAAGAGGCTAAAGAAgaggcgagaaggaagaaaaaggaggagaaaatgAGATTGGACGCCATGAGAATAAAAGGAAATGGCATTTGGCAGAGATACGAATATgtggacgaagaggaattgaaaagaaagcaaGAGGCAATGTGGCGCGTGGAACCTGGGACCACGCGGAGGGGAACACTCAGGAAAATCCCTCAGGTCGAGAGCAGCaatgagaaaaaggaaaagcagaCAGGAAAAGAGGCCGATAGTACAGTTACAGCTATTACGGAGGAAGCTCGCGCAAAAAAGAACGAGGAAAAACGGCGGAAGAGAGCTGAGGAGAAATTGAAAAGAGAACAGAAAAtgcgagaagaggagaggaaaaaagaggagaagaggttgaaggataGAGAAAGGAAGCGGCGAGCCaaaaagatgaggaaagaggaaaaggatagGTTGGTGCAAATTGCAGTTTCCAACTATACATCAACTTGCCAAAGAGACAACGATTATCCCCAACCCTCGGTTGATAttgacgaggaagataaTGAGGATCTCGAAGACGAAATTATGGTGGCAACTGCTCCCGAACTGGTGACATACTACTCTCCGGAGATGCCAAAAGTGACCGAGTTGCCATCATCGGCTATCATTCCCGTTCGTCCTTTGGCTCGCCGAATCTCAAAGAGCACCTCACGATCACCTCTATCTTCGGGATTCAAGGTCCTCACTAGCTCGCCCCAAACCACAATATCAATGAGCGCGGTTTCTGCCTCAAATAGCCATACTGCAAGCGTAGGCGGTCCTGCTTCTGCTCCCCGTCAAGCTATCATGCTTCACATTCCTGCTCGTGGCATTCCACCCAAGGACTCTGCTTCATCAAAgccgaaaagaaaaagaactcCGGAACAGTCAAAACATTAA
- a CDS encoding UTP-glucose-1-phosphate uridylyltransferase: protein MATLEPKQDPQASARQRGHSAVDFKSATTGVAAKTMRNELNRMVANEQDPAKKKVFEAEMQSFFILFNRFLTERAKGEKLDWEKINPPKPEQVRPYKALPNVDPSILNKLAVLKLNGGLGTTMGCVGPKSIIEVRDNMTFLDLSVRQIEHLNEKYNVNVPFILMNSFNTDEDTARIIQKYQNHNINILTFNQSRYPRVDKESLLPCPQESSSDKSNWYPPGHGDIFDALTNSGLLDKLIAAGKEYIFISNVDNLGAVVDLNIFQTMIDAQAEYVMEVTDKTKADVKGGTIIDYDGKPRLLEVAQVPKDHLDEFCSTRKFKIFNTNNIWCNLRAIKRIMDEDALSLEIIVNNKVTDAGQAVIQLETAIGAAIKHFDSAIGINVPRSRFLPVKSCSDLLLIKSKLYNLEHGVLTMDRSREFGGTPVVKLGGEFKKVANFEKRFKSIPNITELDHLTVSGDVWFGKSVRLAGTCIIVATEGNKIMIPDGTNLENKLITGNLSIIDH from the exons ATGGCCACTCTCGAACCCAAGCAGGATCCCCAGGCCTCCGCCAGGCAGAGGGGGCACTCAGCAGTC GACTTCAAATCCGCCACCACCGGTGTCGCTGCCAAGACTATGCGAAATGAGCTCAACAGAATGGTCGCAAACGAGCAAGACcctgcgaagaagaaa GTGTTTGAGGCTGAGATGCagtccttcttcatcctcttcaatcgTTTCCTCACCGAGCGCGCCAAGGGCGAAAAGCT TGACTGGGAAAAGATCAACCCTCCCAAGCCTGAGCAGGTCCGCCCTTACAAAGCCCTTCCCAACGTTGACCCTTCTATCCTCAACAAGCTTGCTgttctcaagctcaacgGTGGTCTCGGTACCACTATGGGATGTGTCGGTCCCAAGTCAATCATCGAGGTCAGAGATAACATGACTTTCCTCGATCTTTCTGTCCGACAAATTGAA CATTTGAACGAAAAGTACAATGTGAATGtgcccttcatcctcatgAACTCTTTCAACACCGATGAAGACACAGCTAGGATTATTCAAAAATACCAGAACCACAACATCAATATCCTCACTTTTAATCAATCTCGATACCCTCGTGTTGACAAGGAATCTCtgcttccttgccctcaaGAATCTTCCAGTGATAAGAGCAACTGGTACCCTCCCGGACATGGTGACATCTTTGATGCTTTGAC CAACTCGGGCCTTCTTGACAAGCTCATCGCTGCAGGCAAGGAgtacatcttcatctccaacgTCGACAATCTTGGTGCTGTCGTCgatctcaacatcttccagacCATGATTGACGCCCAGGCCGAATACGTTATGGAGGTCACTGACAAGACCAAGGCCGACGTCAAGGGTGGTACCATCATTGACTATGACGGCAAGCCTAGGTTGCTCGAGGTTGCGCAAGTTCCCAAGGATCACCTTGATGAGTTCTGCAGCACTCGAAAATTCAAGATCT TCAACACCAACAACATTTGGTGTAATTTGCGAGCCATCAAGAGGATCATGGACGAGGATGCGCTTAGTCTTGAAATCATTGTCAACAATAAGGTCACTGACGCTGGCCAAGCCGTTATCCAACTTGAAACTGCCATCGGTGCCGCTATTAAG CACTTCGACTCTGCCATCGGCATCAACGTTCCTCGATCACGATTCTTGCCTGTGAAGTCTTGCTC tgatcttctcctcatcaagtCTAAGCTCTACAACCTTGAGCACGGTGTTTTGACCATGGACAGATCCCGAGAATTCGGAGGCACCCCTGTTGTCAAGCTTGGTGGCGAGTTCAAGAAGGTTGCCAACTTTGAGAAGCGATTCAAGTCTATCCCCAACATCACCGAGCTCGACCATCTTACTGTTTCTGGCGATGTCTGGTTCGGTAAGAGTGTGAGGCTTGCCGGTACTTGTATCATTGTCGCTACTGAGGGCAACAAGATCATGATTCCCGACGGTACCAACCTCGAGAACAAGTTGATTACTGGTAACCTTTCAATCATTGATCATTAA